In the Lysinibacillus sp. PLM2 genome, one interval contains:
- a CDS encoding membrane protein produces the protein MTNNEMNYEMALDCFLLAGRIMIESGAETYRVEDTMLRMARSLDIEDAQSYVTPTGIILSLGRRQITKITSISNRITDLHKISLVNRVSRNLTNKIISLEEAYDELLRIQKNNYFLPIYLQVFLAAIASSAFIILFGGLWSDMPAAFVAGGVGFTVVTIIHELTKVKFFSEFLAALFTGLVAYFAVKFHVGTELDKIIIGGVMPLVPGVLITNAVRDLMAGHFTSGIAKGAEAFLTAFAIGSGIALVVGF, from the coding sequence ATGACAAATAACGAAATGAACTATGAGATGGCATTAGATTGTTTTCTACTCGCTGGCCGAATAATGATTGAGAGCGGTGCAGAGACTTATCGAGTAGAAGATACAATGTTACGAATGGCTCGCTCTCTTGATATAGAAGATGCACAAAGTTATGTAACCCCAACCGGGATTATTCTTTCATTGGGAAGAAGACAAATCACAAAAATTACATCTATATCAAATCGTATAACGGATTTACACAAAATTTCACTAGTAAACAGAGTTTCTCGTAACCTTACAAATAAAATAATATCACTTGAAGAAGCGTATGACGAGCTACTTCGGATACAAAAAAACAACTACTTTTTACCAATTTATCTACAGGTTTTTCTTGCTGCTATTGCAAGTAGTGCTTTTATTATTTTGTTTGGTGGTTTATGGAGTGATATGCCAGCTGCCTTTGTAGCAGGTGGTGTTGGGTTTACCGTTGTGACCATCATACATGAACTGACAAAGGTGAAATTTTTCTCAGAGTTTTTAGCAGCACTTTTCACTGGATTAGTCGCATATTTCGCTGTAAAGTTTCACGTTGGAACAGAATTAGACAAAATAATTATTGGCGGCGTAATGCCATTAGTTCCTGGGGTTTTAATCACAAATGCTGTTCGTGATTTAATGGCGGGCCATTTCACGTCGGGAATAGCTAAAGGTGCAGAAGCCTTTTTAACTGCATTTGCTATTGGATCTGGTATTGCGCTTGTAGTTGGATTTTAA
- a CDS encoding butyryl-CoA dehydrogenase, translated as MNFDFTEEQQLLRKTVRQFVDLEIQPFISKWDADGSFDPAIWKRLAQLGLMGVCIPEKYGGAGMDYNSLAIVCEELERGDTAFRTAVSVHTGLNSMTLLQWGTEKQKQKYLVPQAKGEKIGAFGLTEPGAGSDVAGMSSFAKREGDVYILNGQKTWISLCDVADHFIVFAYTDKSKKHHGITAFIVERTMPGFSSKAIKGKYGIRAGNTGELFFEDVRIPVENRLGEEGEGFKIAMSALDNGRFTVAAGAVGLIYACLEASIKYCKERMTFGKYIGEHQLVGQMIAKMEAGYQMSRLLVYRVGELKNKGVRNTRETSLAKWQACDFANQAADDAVQIHGAYGYSDEYPVARYLRNSKAPVIYEGTREIHTIMQADYVLGRRVDKPLNKMLPKWPFEE; from the coding sequence GACGCAGATGGCAGCTTTGACCCTGCTATTTGGAAAAGGCTCGCGCAGCTTGGGCTCATGGGTGTTTGCATTCCTGAGAAATACGGTGGTGCAGGAATGGACTACAATAGTTTAGCAATTGTTTGTGAAGAACTAGAGAGAGGTGATACGGCTTTTCGCACGGCGGTGTCAGTTCATACTGGTTTAAATAGTATGACGCTCTTACAATGGGGAACTGAAAAACAAAAGCAAAAATATTTAGTACCACAAGCAAAGGGCGAAAAAATTGGTGCATTTGGTTTAACTGAACCTGGAGCGGGTTCTGATGTTGCGGGCATGTCTTCCTTTGCAAAACGCGAAGGAGATGTGTATATACTAAATGGGCAAAAAACTTGGATTTCCTTATGCGATGTTGCAGATCACTTTATTGTATTTGCCTATACAGATAAATCAAAAAAACACCATGGTATTACAGCATTTATAGTAGAACGAACTATGCCTGGTTTCTCGTCAAAAGCTATTAAAGGAAAATATGGTATTCGCGCAGGAAATACAGGTGAATTATTCTTTGAAGATGTACGTATACCTGTAGAAAATAGGCTAGGTGAAGAGGGAGAAGGATTTAAAATTGCCATGTCTGCTCTCGATAATGGTCGCTTTACAGTTGCGGCAGGTGCAGTTGGTTTAATTTATGCGTGCTTAGAAGCAAGCATAAAATATTGTAAAGAGCGAATGACCTTTGGTAAATATATTGGTGAACATCAATTAGTAGGTCAAATGATTGCTAAGATGGAAGCTGGTTATCAAATGAGTCGTTTACTAGTCTATCGTGTAGGTGAATTGAAAAATAAAGGAGTACGCAACACTAGAGAAACCTCTCTAGCAAAATGGCAGGCATGTGATTTTGCGAATCAAGCTGCAGATGATGCTGTGCAAATTCACGGAGCCTATGGATATTCTGATGAATATCCTGTTGCAAGATACTTACGCAATTCAAAGGCACCTGTAATCTATGAAGGGACACGAGAAATTCATACAATTATGCAAGCGGATTATGTATTAGGTAGAAGAGTTGATAAACCATTAAATAAAATGTTACCTAAATGGCCATTTGAAGAATAA
- a CDS encoding membrane protein gives MDYFVQAIFSFISTACFGVIFNAPIKAIPYCGFVGSIGWMIYYTLMQYDVSEVQSTFLGAFVVAIVAQIFARKFKSPMIVFNVSGIIPLVPGGLAYNTMRSIVELEYISGIEYGLRAFMISGAIAMGLVFAEVIVQLIFRLLNNGRTSMQSYARVKRQKIK, from the coding sequence ATGGATTATTTCGTACAAGCAATTTTTAGTTTTATATCGACTGCATGTTTTGGTGTCATTTTTAATGCGCCAATAAAAGCAATTCCCTATTGTGGCTTTGTTGGTTCCATTGGTTGGATGATTTATTACACACTCATGCAATATGATGTGTCAGAGGTTCAGTCCACCTTTTTAGGAGCTTTTGTTGTTGCAATTGTCGCTCAAATATTTGCTCGTAAATTTAAATCACCGATGATTGTTTTTAATGTATCTGGAATTATACCGCTTGTCCCAGGTGGTCTTGCTTATAATACTATGCGGAGTATTGTGGAATTAGAATATATAAGTGGAATTGAATATGGATTACGTGCTTTTATGATTTCAGGGGCTATTGCTATGGGACTTGTGTTTGCAGAAGTAATTGTACAGCTAATTTTTAGACTTTTAAATAACGGTAGGACGTCCATGCAATCCTATGCTAGAGTAAAGAGACAAAAGATAAAGTGA
- the yfiB gene encoding putative ABC transporter ATP-binding protein YfiB, which yields MKTVFSYAKPYWLPATIAICLMLIELLVELSQPLIIAKIIDDGIVVNDPRAIGFWGIILISLAIAAFFCGVVNSYFSSHAAQSFAYDLRNELFRKIQAFTMATYLKFPTSGLITRLTSDVNQVQSVFFMSLRIMLRAPLAAVGSLMMAFLINPRIAFFLCIGAPIVVVILYFMVKKGISYFAQVQWRLDRVNRVLQEGLQAIRLVKAYMRDQYESDRFQNVSNLLKVDTTKALRIMEFIMPVLLLIMNFSLLAVIWFGSNEINNGNAQVGELVAIINYAMRITGNFSMFAFIIIAFARAKASADRMEEVLVVPATDLEVKSFNHNEGEQKELGSIRYEHVSFTYPNTKLPVLQDISFELKPGEKLAIMGETGSGKTTLLNLLPRFYETTMGEIYVNGRNIKSWKLSELREMIGFVPQRSLLFTGSIEQNLRWGKQDAEFEEVRYAAMQAQIHSTVESFPNKYETRVGQKGVNLSGGQKQRLSIARALIRKSGILILDDSTSALDVKTESALWEALDEEKVTMLVVTQKVQTAKILDKILLLHEGKVEAYGTHEQLLQISERYRQIAESQQEQVGE from the coding sequence TTGAAAACTGTATTTTCTTATGCAAAGCCATATTGGTTGCCTGCTACGATTGCAATCTGTTTAATGCTCATTGAATTGCTCGTTGAGTTATCTCAGCCTTTAATTATTGCAAAGATTATTGATGATGGGATCGTAGTAAATGATCCTAGAGCAATTGGATTTTGGGGGATTATTTTAATTAGTTTAGCAATTGCTGCATTCTTTTGTGGTGTCGTCAATTCTTATTTTTCTTCTCATGCTGCCCAAAGCTTTGCTTATGATTTGAGAAATGAGCTTTTTCGTAAGATTCAAGCGTTTACAATGGCTACTTATTTAAAATTTCCTACATCGGGATTAATAACAAGGCTTACGAGCGATGTGAATCAAGTTCAATCTGTCTTTTTTATGAGTTTAAGAATTATGTTAAGGGCACCTTTAGCTGCGGTGGGTAGTTTAATGATGGCCTTCTTAATAAATCCTAGAATTGCTTTCTTTTTATGTATAGGAGCACCCATAGTTGTAGTGATTTTATACTTTATGGTAAAGAAGGGAATTTCCTATTTTGCTCAAGTACAGTGGCGATTAGATCGGGTAAATCGAGTGTTGCAAGAAGGCTTGCAGGCTATTCGTCTTGTAAAAGCCTATATGCGTGACCAGTATGAATCCGATAGATTTCAAAATGTATCCAATTTATTAAAAGTAGATACAACAAAAGCATTACGAATAATGGAATTCATTATGCCTGTACTATTGCTAATTATGAATTTCAGTTTATTGGCAGTAATATGGTTTGGCTCGAATGAAATCAATAATGGGAATGCGCAAGTAGGAGAATTGGTAGCTATTATAAATTATGCTATGCGTATAACAGGGAACTTTTCCATGTTCGCTTTTATCATTATTGCCTTTGCTCGTGCGAAAGCTTCTGCTGATCGTATGGAGGAAGTTTTAGTGGTACCAGCTACTGATTTAGAAGTGAAAAGTTTTAATCACAATGAGGGGGAACAGAAGGAGTTAGGATCCATTCGATATGAACATGTCTCCTTCACGTATCCAAATACAAAGTTACCAGTATTGCAGGATATTTCATTCGAACTTAAACCCGGTGAAAAGCTTGCTATTATGGGTGAAACAGGTTCAGGGAAAACCACATTGTTAAACTTATTACCTAGGTTTTATGAAACGACCATGGGAGAAATATACGTCAATGGTCGTAACATTAAAAGTTGGAAGCTTTCAGAGTTAAGGGAGATGATTGGTTTTGTTCCCCAAAGATCATTACTCTTTACCGGATCAATCGAGCAGAACTTAAGGTGGGGAAAACAAGATGCGGAATTTGAAGAAGTTCGGTATGCAGCAATGCAAGCACAAATTCACAGCACGGTCGAAAGCTTCCCAAATAAGTACGAAACACGTGTAGGGCAAAAAGGTGTAAATTTATCTGGTGGCCAAAAACAAAGATTATCTATAGCGCGAGCGTTAATTCGAAAGTCTGGCATTTTAATATTAGATGATAGTACGAGTGCCCTTGATGTAAAAACAGAATCAGCCTTATGGGAAGCGCTGGATGAGGAAAAAGTTACGATGCTCGTTGTAACACAAAAGGTTCAAACTGCCAAAATACTCGATAAAATACTGCTTTTACATGAAGGGAAAGTAGAAGCCTATGGTACACATGAACAGCTATTGCAAATAAGTGAACGTTATAGGCAAATTGCTGAGTCTCAGCAGGAACAGGTAGGTGAGTAA
- a CDS encoding GGDEF domain-containing protein: MGLAKSNYSISENLILQAPFPSMILNNENNVLIWNELAEDFFHYSLSEFSDNDHVKDSLFSSFTKDTWELISKRRDMLKFENQYLLTNDDQLLEASIITIPTYYKGELCTLVICLLNTQMKKINKSSQELSHLKEGLFSSFMVVTIDSEGFITNCNEKFLKTSHWTPKRVLGKTFWQLFPETEQSKREAEEIWHTISSGEIWQGDVEKITKDGLSYWVHLTAIPSYSDDHAQYTLLELDITDEKLMKQQLEKIAYIDPETGLMNIYRLEQIVNEMVEEGRRFSFVYLSIDKFYTVKELHQNLNESSFISEFVKRLKIYFQDSSMARINSSEFVVITPLSEWFIQGFLTYLKQNPIYSGNAAVPLSISGGITHSPTDQSGFYQLMQASLKAVQNVREAGGNNIASLSSKSHKALNRKSLIEKRLLLALDQKNLEVLYQPQLDLKSGEIIAVEALVRWEDEEIGVVPPDELIPIAEETGLINDIGSFVIEEACKQAALWNEKGINLKISINLSVREFRDKNMAKSILNTLSQTNCPASLIQIEITEKFALEAEAESYIIKQMRLLENEGITFVLDDFGTGYASFRYMQLLPIEILKIDQMFIHSLMMSEKTQRLIKGMVQFAKSMNITVIAEGVETDEQLQLLKEFECDIIQGFLISKPVNAKEIKKLINNQK; this comes from the coding sequence ATGGGCCTCGCAAAATCAAACTATAGTATAAGTGAAAACTTAATATTACAAGCTCCTTTTCCATCGATGATTCTCAATAACGAAAACAATGTTTTGATTTGGAATGAATTAGCTGAAGACTTTTTCCATTATTCGCTTAGCGAGTTTAGTGATAACGACCATGTAAAGGATTCATTATTTTCATCTTTTACAAAAGACACATGGGAATTGATTTCTAAAAGAAGAGATATGCTAAAATTCGAAAATCAATACTTATTAACAAATGATGATCAATTACTTGAAGCATCAATTATTACGATTCCTACTTATTATAAAGGGGAATTATGTACTTTAGTTATTTGTTTATTGAATACCCAAATGAAAAAAATTAATAAGTCGTCTCAGGAACTTAGCCACCTAAAGGAAGGACTATTTTCATCCTTTATGGTAGTAACAATTGATAGTGAAGGGTTTATTACAAACTGTAACGAAAAGTTTTTAAAAACTAGCCATTGGACGCCAAAACGTGTTTTAGGAAAAACATTCTGGCAGCTTTTCCCTGAAACTGAGCAATCTAAGAGGGAAGCGGAAGAAATCTGGCACACAATATCTTCCGGTGAAATCTGGCAAGGCGATGTAGAAAAGATTACTAAGGATGGACTATCTTATTGGGTACATCTAACTGCTATCCCTTCATATTCAGACGATCATGCTCAATATACTTTACTTGAGCTCGATATCACTGATGAAAAATTAATGAAACAACAGCTTGAGAAAATTGCCTATATTGATCCAGAAACTGGTTTAATGAATATTTACCGCTTAGAACAAATCGTTAACGAAATGGTTGAGGAAGGAAGACGTTTTTCCTTTGTATATTTAAGTATTGATAAATTCTATACAGTAAAAGAATTGCATCAAAACTTAAATGAGAGTAGCTTCATTTCTGAGTTTGTTAAACGTCTAAAAATTTATTTCCAGGACAGTTCAATGGCTCGTATTAATTCAAGTGAATTTGTTGTCATTACCCCATTAAGCGAATGGTTTATCCAAGGCTTTTTAACTTATTTAAAACAAAACCCTATTTATAGTGGCAATGCTGCTGTACCTTTATCAATAAGTGGTGGTATTACTCACTCACCAACAGATCAGTCTGGCTTTTATCAGTTAATGCAGGCATCTCTTAAGGCCGTTCAAAATGTTAGAGAAGCTGGTGGGAACAATATTGCCTCCCTATCATCTAAATCCCATAAAGCGTTAAACCGAAAATCATTAATTGAAAAGCGTCTATTACTTGCTTTAGACCAAAAAAATCTTGAGGTTTTATATCAGCCACAGCTTGATCTAAAAAGTGGGGAAATTATTGCAGTTGAAGCCTTAGTACGTTGGGAAGATGAGGAAATCGGCGTAGTTCCGCCGGATGAATTAATTCCTATCGCAGAAGAAACCGGTCTGATTAACGATATTGGATCTTTTGTCATTGAGGAAGCCTGTAAACAAGCTGCCCTATGGAATGAGAAAGGAATCAATTTAAAGATTAGCATCAACTTATCTGTCCGTGAGTTCCGTGATAAAAATATGGCTAAATCGATTCTGAATACATTATCTCAAACGAATTGCCCTGCAAGCTTAATTCAAATAGAAATTACAGAAAAATTCGCTCTTGAAGCTGAGGCTGAATCATATATTATTAAACAAATGCGACTACTTGAAAACGAAGGAATAACGTTTGTACTTGATGATTTTGGGACAGGCTATGCCTCCTTCAGATATATGCAGCTATTACCTATAGAAATTTTAAAAATTGATCAAATGTTTATTCATTCATTAATGATGTCTGAAAAGACTCAACGATTGATTAAAGGTATGGTTCAATTTGCTAAGTCTATGAATATTACTGTAATTGCTGAAGGGGTAGAAACAGACGAACAATTGCAGCTGCTTAAAGAATTTGAATGTGATATTATTCAAGGCTTCTTAATAAGTAAACCAGTTAACGCAAAAGAAATAAAAAAACTAATTAACAATCAGAAATAA
- the pdaC_1 gene encoding peptidoglycan-N-acetylmuramic acid deacetylase PdaC, whose product MNNKDRKFGGRLLDIVLITTIFTLFSLITVFVITSKESKFQKVLANDGVIDEQIVEEPEILPSPVTEEFKTAFDGIHIIHEKLNDQSTPYHIQSIQTKFEIINNEINQYIATSKEQYKNAVRLNETENLFNNLKISSEIFEYDNKYISIVFTKSEAIGSNIYETTINTIFFNNETGEVIDLRHLVDLDVDHLITITDHVRSSILNNKAYNQYIYNDQFFAATEPKWKLYKRFAIKDDQLFIYFDKGEVAERNAGIPTATISLSSIYSLLAPEFKNGIKGNYAQPNTPSHNDKKVALTFDDGPHPTITMQILNTLDKYDAKATFFVVGNRVDDYSDILIETVKRGHEIGNHTWDHARLTALSSESVLEQIHLTNEAIKNVTGQYPDVFRPPYGDKNKRVTDLIDLPAVLWTIDSLDWKHRDSSNLLPMVKKNMHNNAIILMHDIHQSTADGLESVLKYLQNEGYEFVTVSELILQDK is encoded by the coding sequence ATGAACAACAAGGATCGCAAGTTCGGCGGTCGGTTACTTGACATTGTCCTGATTACTACCATTTTTACATTGTTTAGTTTGATAACAGTGTTTGTTATTACAAGTAAAGAATCAAAGTTTCAAAAAGTTTTGGCAAACGATGGTGTAATTGACGAACAAATAGTTGAAGAACCAGAAATCTTGCCATCACCAGTCACTGAAGAATTTAAAACAGCATTTGATGGAATTCACATTATTCACGAAAAATTAAATGATCAATCAACACCATACCATATACAATCCATACAAACTAAGTTTGAAATAATCAACAATGAAATTAATCAATACATAGCCACATCAAAAGAACAATATAAAAATGCAGTACGCTTAAATGAAACTGAAAATCTATTTAACAATTTAAAAATTAGTAGTGAAATATTTGAGTATGACAATAAATATATTTCAATCGTCTTCACAAAGAGTGAGGCAATTGGTTCGAATATATATGAAACTACTATTAATACAATATTTTTCAATAATGAAACTGGTGAAGTAATAGATTTAAGACATTTAGTTGATTTAGACGTTGATCACTTGATAACAATTACTGATCACGTTCGTTCAAGTATTTTAAATAATAAAGCATACAACCAATACATTTATAATGATCAATTTTTTGCAGCAACAGAGCCTAAATGGAAATTATATAAACGGTTTGCTATAAAAGATGATCAATTATTTATTTACTTTGATAAGGGTGAAGTTGCAGAGCGTAATGCTGGTATTCCAACAGCAACCATCTCACTATCATCGATTTATTCTTTACTTGCACCTGAATTTAAAAATGGAATTAAAGGCAATTATGCACAACCGAATACCCCTTCACATAATGATAAAAAAGTAGCTTTAACCTTTGATGATGGACCCCATCCAACGATTACGATGCAAATCTTAAATACATTGGATAAATATGATGCAAAAGCTACATTCTTCGTTGTTGGGAATCGTGTAGACGATTATTCAGATATTTTAATCGAAACTGTAAAGCGTGGTCATGAAATAGGAAATCATACTTGGGACCATGCAAGATTAACAGCTCTATCATCTGAAAGTGTATTAGAGCAAATTCATCTAACAAATGAAGCGATTAAAAATGTAACAGGTCAATATCCTGACGTTTTCCGACCACCATATGGAGATAAAAATAAACGTGTAACAGATTTAATCGATTTGCCAGCAGTCTTATGGACGATAGATTCACTAGATTGGAAACATCGTGATTCTAGTAATCTTTTACCAATGGTTAAGAAAAACATGCATAATAACGCCATTATTCTAATGCATGATATTCACCAATCTACTGCTGATGGTCTTGAAAGTGTCTTGAAGTACTTACAAAATGAAGGCTATGAGTTTGTTACAGTAAGTGAACTGATATTGCAGGATAAATAG